The Macrobrachium nipponense isolate FS-2020 chromosome 8, ASM1510439v2, whole genome shotgun sequence nucleotide sequence ttatgtatttgttttcgtAGATGCATACGTAGTATAATCTTCCGTtttgaaagaaacttttttttttttttttttttttttttgtcgctacaTCCCGACTTACTCTATTGATATCAGAATTCACAAGAAaaatgatagaggaaaaaaatgtaaTCCTTCAATCCAGCTTTTATCTTCGTTCCTCTTATCTACAATTCTTATCAGGAGGTTGTGTTCGAAAGATAGTGAAGAGACCATAAAGTGGGGTCTCTTCACTATCTTTCGAACACAACCTCCTACTTTCCTTTATTcgcttattttttattccttgttttatTTCAACATCATCCGAAATAGCTACTCACATATCCATAAACGAATCTATAACGTCTATTCTTTcactatctatattaatattatctgtCCAATCTTCTTGGTTTATTTTAACCTCAACACTTGCTCAAATTCTgtcaactttttcatttttctatcacTTACGAATCTTCCATTATTTTCGGCAGCTTGCTTCAATATTCCCAGTCAggtacacgcgcgcacacacacatataatatagctGAAGAAAGCAATACAGTTTGTGCATCTGAGTGCCCGCGGGTAGGTGAGAGTAGGCAAGAGTTAACCATTCCCATAATCTATCTCGATTcaaggtaaaaatataaaataaaataaactgcttTTTCTTCGCTTACACCTCAAACTCTAAACCCGTATCTTGAACGCAACCgtcgaaaaaaactaaaaaatacttaAATCCAGCCAAAGAGGAGGGAGCCATTCATTGAGCGACAGCCCAGACTCGACCAAGATTGGAACGACTAATGATTCAGCAGAGTAAGTATGCAACAACTCTTTTAAAAATGGAGAATCAGTGACTTCTTCTAAATGATGTAGTATCAGTGTGTACTTcatgtcttttatttgttttttttattataattttttttttaaatcaaagcaCAACTATTTCTAGTTCtagcaattttttaaaaatctattaaacTGTCATGTCCATGCCTCAAAAGTTATATGCTTTTATAATAACTACACTGCATCTGTCTACTATCTACCTGCAAATGTAGTGTATAAATGTGTTTGTTCTGTATAAAAATTTATGCTTAATGCATGTGAgtgtatatacacacgtatatataaacatacacagaaGAACGtgcgcatatactatatatatatatatatatatatatatatattatatatatatatatatatatattttatatatatatatatatatatacatacatatatatacaaatatacgtatatatacgtcaGGAAACGCACacgtgcatataatatatatatataatatatatatatatatatatatatatatatatatatatatatatatatatatatatatatatacatacatacatacatatatatacaaaatatacgtataaaatttgtatatatgtatatgtgtgtgaactAAGAACTGAAATTCCAGTTCCAGTCGGACTACTGCCGAAATGCCAGTGGAAAGCTCCAGTGTCTATTACAATATGAGTCACAAAAGAAGAGGTCTTGCAATCGTCATATCCTACAGCAAATTCCACGCCTCCCTCAAGGTATGACTTCATGGAGACGATGCAAAGGTTTCCCGATTCATTTAGTTGATTTTATCCCAATGTGAAATTGAACATTTTGCTAcatttacaacatatatatagtcattatatatatatatatatatatatatatatatatatatatatatatatatatatatatatatgatatatttatataattatgtatccatatatgtctacatgcatacatatatacactatatatatatatatatatatatatatatatatatatatatatatatatatatatatatatatatatatatatatatatatatatatataatgtatattaattatgtatccataaatatatctacatgcatacatacacactatatatatatatatgtgtgtgtgtgtgtgtgtgtgtctatgtgtgctTGCGTGCGCATGGGTACATTTATATctagaaatattatataatgtgcagTACTGTTTTTACCatctcttattatcattattattattagttgactCCACGTCCATGCGCTTCACATGACGCCGATCTCTGTAGAGCTTCTCTTGAACAACTGGGCTATGAGGTCAGAACTCATTTGGAGAATCCAAAGAAAGATGAGCTGCTAAACATCTTGAAGGAAGGCAAGTCCCTTGGCTTGTACATACTCGACTTGAGGAAAGAGAGGGGAATTTGCAGCTCTGGTTGGAAATGGGCACTAGGCCTTTGTTTCtgaaaaaaacagacaaatacTACAGCTGACGATACCAGGCAATTATTGTTGATTTCAAATTTCATATGTTTATTCGTTGACGAATTTCTTCCTTCCCTAATTAACAGCGAGCCAATACGACCACAGCGACTGTGACAGTCTGATAGCCGTCTTTATGAGCCATGGAAAGCGCGACAAAATATCCAACAAGGAATATGTGTATGCCTGGGACGGAGAGGTTCTCACGTCGCAGCTCTGGGAGAATTTCACGGCAGAAAACTGCCCTACATTAGCTGGGAAACCAAAGATGTTCTTCATTCaggtaactgagagagagagagagaatgtttgggGTATCTGAGAAATAGATCCAGTTCGCTCAGTGTCTAGTTTGATCTAGACACTGTCGCTTGTGAGGCACTGAGAAGCGGAAGGATGGTGGCAAGAGAGAGAATCGGTACCCGGCCTGGATCTTGCATGAAGGTAAAAAGAGTAATCACCCATTAATCTGATGTCTTCAATTCAAATTTTTTCTCAAACCTTCACTTGACAACtgacaacgtttttttttttttcttattcaggcCTGCAGAGGGAAGGAAGGTGATGTAGGAGTTCTGCTGACGAAAACAAAGACCACCAGTGTCACTGATCATGTGACCATTCAGTCtaaaaaagaatacttgattCCTTTGTGTACCGATATGCTCATCATGTGGGCCACGTACCCAGGTCAGTTGGCAAAATCACCTAATTCCTAAGTGACTCTTAAGCTCACAGTTTAGTCTTAAGTGACTCTTAACTCACGCTTTATTCCCAACTAGCTGACTGGGTATTCCTAaccagctgaccaacccggcgctgctcGGGATAACTGAATTACAGCcaataacacactctctctctctctctctctctctctctctctctcctccctgacACCccctcttctactctctctctctctcagttcctctccctctcactctcagCCCTTACTCAAAACCCACTCCCTTTGATGCCATTGataggtatgataaatttgtaaagtttatttagttactaagtctatgAGCAGAACCAGGCCCATTTCAGAGAAGCCCTTCTATCCCCACCCCCTTTGATGTTTTATCCCCACAAAGCTAATTTCTAGATAGTTagtcatataattatataccaaGTCTGGTTGGTATATATATGCTCAATGTGTTTCAGTTATATATGCTggctcatacatacacacacacacaacacatacatacataatctatttttatatataaaccgaCTCTCAATTCCCACTTTATTCCAAAACTCCCACTGTATTCCTTAATGACTTTTAACTCACACTTTATTCCTAGATGGCTTTTAATTCATACTTTATTCCTAAATGACTCTTAACTCACACTTAATTCCTAAGTGACTTAACTCACACTTTATTTCTAAATGACTCTTAAATCACACTTTATTCCTAAATGACTCTTAACTCTCACTTTATTCTAAATGACTCTTAACTCGCACTTTATTCCTAAATGACTCTTAACTCACACTTTATTTCTAAATGACTCTTAACTCACACTCTATTCCCAATTGACTCTTAACTCACACTTTACTCCTAAATTATTCTTAACTCACCTGGTAGTCGGGGAGCTTAGGGACTTGATCGTGCAGATTCATCtaaaagcatcaaatttggcccGGACGTAGGTTATACTATTTTGAATTCTAGAGTGTGCCAAGAAAATTGCCCACACTAACCCcctttttttgaagaaaaaaaaaccctagcggaaggtattttttctttatttttcgttttttctccAAAACGGAGGGTTGCATGTAAATATgtacacgaataaaaaaaaaaatggaaattaaattctGCACAAATTCTTCTTATTTAGttattcttgaaaatattatagttTCTGCGTAAATCGCCCCGCAAATGGCGGCACATTTTgccgtaaatgaaaaaaatcgatTTCACGATTACTTTTCCTTTAATAACTCAAGAATAATGCATTTCTATATGAATTACAATAGAGATGAAATTGTAGGGCAAATATTTCTTTCACAAGATATGAATTATTTTGTTCTACACATTAAGGTTTCTGCATAAATATTACGAGAAAAAAATCGTTAATAgctatttaaaaaatcattgcatgattaaactttttttttttttttatttcaggtgtTTTGGCAAGGAGACTTGTGGATGGCAATAGCTGCTATGGAAAGGCTAGAGGCATGCTCATAGTTAGTGAAGTACAGCACGGTGGACTGAGCATGATGCTAAATAATGGACTACTATATGGTAGCATATAGATACTGCATTGGTGGATGTTTGTGACAGTGAACAAGAACTTGGTGATACACAGCAGACTAGAGCATGATGTTAACTAGTTGATTAATGTAGGCGGTAGATAGTGGACTGCATGAACGCTTGGGCACAGTGTACTGATGGTTAACAGTGGGCACTTGGTGGATGCACACTGTAGATTCACTGTAATTACATATGTCAGTTCAAAATATAAGACGATAGATGATATCAACTGGGACCTCTGTTGCATTTGTCAGTTGGATAAAAATGAACGGTTGCCCTTTTGTTCCATCAATGTGCGATACATTTCTCGAAGAGCTGATAATTTAAGTGATTGTGAATCTTCAACAAATGCCACAATTTGAGCACAGGCAATTGGATTGAAATGAGGTGGAGTAGGGCTTGTAGATGTTCGACGATGTGCAGCCCGAGCCGCGTCTCTTAAATGTAAATAGCATTTAACATGGTAGTCAGTGTCGCCTGCATGGGCATAAGCAGCTTGCGCAGTCAGCCGtccaaataatataaaagttttacTCGACTCTGCCCAACTTTTGAGATTGTAATCGACATTGTCAGTAGCTACTTTATGCAGATTGTCCtgattttctccctcacagaTAACACACAACCTTACATCATGACCTGAAGGGTCAGATTATccagctgactttttttttttttttttttttttttttttagaactctgtGCACCTGTTTCTCGATTTTGGTGCAACCTCTTAACACGAGAGCTGCAACAGTAACTCCTATAAAAATTGTGGTTTTTGCATTATTTGAAATAAGAGTTGCTGTAATACCTGACAAACAAATTCTTTAAAGTCATTCAAATCTTTCCCAAGTGTTATAAGTCCTTCTTTTCTTGGTTTCGTCAACCGTTCATTTTTATCCAACTGACAAATGCAACAGAGGTCCCAGTTGATATCATCCATCGTCTTATATTTTGAACTGACATATGTAATTACAGTGAATCTACAGTGTGCATCCACCAAGTGCCCACTGTTAACCATCAGTACACTGTGCCCAAGCGTTCATGCACCAGTCCACTATCTACCACATACATTAATCAACTAGTTATCATCATGCTCTAGTCTGCTGTTTATCACCATGTTCTTGTTCACTGTTACAAACATCCACCAATACAGTATCATCTATATGCTGCAATATAGTAGGCTATTATTTAGCATCATGCTCAGTCCACCGTGCTGTACTTCACTAACTATGAGCAGCATCTAGCCTTTCCATAGCAGCTATTGCCATCCACAAGTCTCCTTGCCAAAacctgaaagcaaaaaaaaaaaaaaaaaaatcattaagaagAATTGGTGCAGAAtttaattcccattttttttttattcgtgtacATTTTTACATGCAACGCTCCATTTTGGAGAAAAaacgaaatatagaaaaaatacctTCCGTAAGTGGGTTTTCCCCAAAAAAAGGGGGTAAATGTGGGCAATTTTCTTGGCACACTATAATTTGAAATAGGATATCCACTGGAAAGTTTGCATTCCTAGTTTCTGCCACAGAAAAGTTTAAAGATAGGTCAGTTACAATAAGAAAGTTATGATTACAGACATACTGGAACATGCCATGATTTTCATTTATGCAGGCACGTACTCTTTCCGCTCCACAAGAAATTCCggaagagaggcaagcgtattcATTTACTTCCTGACCAAAATTCTCGACAAGGACGGCGGCGAAGAAGATTTGGCATCCATGCTGCTCAGTGTTACTCGCTTAGTTGGCATCCAGTACGAGTCTTATTCTCCGGATGaggataaaaataacaaaaaacagatGCCATACACGATGTCGACTCTGATGAAGAAAATCAAGTTCTTTTAAAAGGTTCTGCTTCCTCTCCATTTACAGTCACTTTCATGCGGTATTGACCAACTTCTTGTCTCGCTCACCAGACCAGAAAGATTAAGTTATGTACAGCTTTTTAAAAATGTAACAGTTTTCATTATTAGAGTTTATATGATGCAAAATGGATGACAATACTTAAAGTCacgaaatacaattaaaaatcaataatatataatgcCATAAATATTACATCAAGGAACTTAAAAATgtcaatttgtttttaatatccaatataaaaggaaatatatattaagaaaaggaggattttttttcatgtaatattAAGAGGAGCAGGTTAAAACAGCTTCGTAAAACTGACAGAGATGGACAGTGGATGTTTAGCATTAAAAATTTGGTTATAAAAACAAGCTATAcaaaatgttattaaaagaatattatgtGTATTTCCCGGAATATGTTAAGATCCAATTAAGAGAAGTCTTACGGCAAATCATTCTTAAATGTCACGAGGCAACCTAAAATATGGATAAAGCATTAGATCATTTCACTTGCAGTAAATATGACTTATTTCAACTTtcattatttatacaaaaaagcacacacattgtaaaacaaaaatcaaatcttGCAATAGGCCTAAAATGTGCATAATGCTGCAAGAGACTTCACAGTAATTAACCTCGTACTAACAACCCCCGAAATTTATCAGTAATAAACGGTATATATCTCTTACATTTTCTACATTACGTAatcaaaaatatacatatgcccaataaatgaaaatacctataaaaataaatcataatgtgATTAATAATGTAagccaagaatttttttttttattccagcctGCTCTTTCTATAATATCTTCCTGAGAGCTTCCTATTAAGATCAGGAAGAATCAGAGTCGCAATAGGAAACCAATAAATCAATGATTGTCTCGTCTACTAAGTTGAATTTAATTTCCAATAGGAGGTCATGGCAAAATTGAATCTTCGGAGAAATATATCCTCTCTTTTCgtcggaaaaaaaataaaatccatacTGTAGCCTATTTTATGGAAATCATTTTTAGAAAGGTTGAAAAGTCAAATGGAAGGACGATAATTTgtacagaggtacagtaaaagaaatgacagaCAGCAGCTAGGGGCCGCTGGGGAGC carries:
- the LOC135222859 gene encoding caspase-1-like, yielding MDSGNASASAPESSQRGGSHSLSDSPDSTKIGTTNDSADSSRTTAEMPVESSSVYYNMSHKRRGLAIVISYSKFHASLKLTPRPCASHDADLCRASLEQLGYEVRTHLENPKKDELLNILKEASQYDHSDCDSLIAVFMSHGKRDKISNKEYVYAWDGEVLTSQLWENFTAENCPTLAGKPKMFFIQACRGKEGDVGVLLTKTKTTSVTDHVTIQSKKEYLIPLCTDMLIMWATYPGTYSFRSTRNSGREASVFIYFLTKILDKDGGEEDLASMLLSVTRLVGIQYESYSPDEDKNNKKQMPYTMSTLMKKIKFF